In Ovis canadensis isolate MfBH-ARS-UI-01 breed Bighorn chromosome 19, ARS-UI_OviCan_v2, whole genome shotgun sequence, the genomic window cgggagaagggagggagcggGCCAGGGGCCTCCGTCCCAGGGGGCCGCGTCCCCCAGCGCGGCTCCGGTGTCAGCACCTGCCATCCTCCCCGCCCCGGGCGCCCGCAGGCCGCCCTGGGAGAGCCGGACACCTGGAGGCGCGGCCGGCCGCAGGGCACTGCCTGGCCCCCAGCTCTCAGCCATTACGCTGGgctcccagggccgggggagggcGGCAGAGCACCTGTTGGAGTCGCGCACACCTGGCCTGGGCGTGGCGCCCGCCCACAACCCCCCAGCCTCTAATCCCGGCTTTAGAGCTTCGGGTTCTGAGGGCGGGGCGGGCAGCTCAGGTTTCCGTCGCTCGCCCCCCGAGTCCCGCCCCTCCCTAACCGTCACCCGCGCGACCGTTGGCGTCGCGGCCGCGAGTCGCACGGGGCGTGGCTGCGCCTGGATTGGCCTCTCCGGAGCCCGAGGGGGTGTGGCTGGGGGTTTCGCCTTAAAATGGCTCCAACGCTGCAGCCGGAGCAAGCGGAAGGGGACGCGTTGGTGGGGAACTTCAAGCTGGTCGTTGCGACTACCGGGCCAGACCGGACCGGATGGTGAAGTAGACAGCGGCTGGAGCCTCGCCCTGTTGTCGCGCACTTCGCTCGCGCTCCGAGAATCCCGTGACCTGCGTCTTGAGCCGAATCAGAAGGCCTACTGGCGTGAGAATCGCTGGCACCCGCGCAGGTTCCAGCATCTCCGCGCGACCACCGTGTTTTGGCCTTAGGGGCACGTTGCCGCATCTCCTACCCGCAGGGCCGGGCAGGCGGGAGGCTCGGCACAACCGAGGACGGTCGCAGTGGGTTTCCGGGATTCCTGGCGCTGCAGTGCGGGCCCACTGGGCGTCTAGCGCTCCGGGTACTGGCAGCGTCACCGGACAAAGGGCCCTGGGTGCGGGGGAGTCCCCGAGGAGGGTTTACTTCCTCTCCGACCCCACGGGCGCGCTTCCCTCTTGGCGTGATCCCGACGCCCGACCCACCGCCGTCACTACAGTGGGCCCTGACGGCATGGGACCAACATGGCTAACTGTACCCTGCGGATCTAATCCGAATCGAGACCTGGTCCGAGGGAAGGCCCCCCACCACACCTGTTGTTTGGGGGCCTAGGTGAGCGGCTTTTTCCCATTCGTCTTGGTTTCACCGTCTACTCCTGGGTCCGCCTCCTGGGATAGCAATGGTGGGTTTTGATTTCCCTAGGGAGAAGGATAATCCTCTCAAACcgccctcccaccctccctgccccgccATGGCTGGACAGCGGGCAACGGAATCCCAAAAGCAGCTGTTGTCTCCAGAGCATTCCAGCTGCGCTTGGATTTCGTTCCCTGCTCTCCTGCCTGAGCAGCGTCCTGACTGAGGTGGGGTTGGCTAGCCCCTGACCCCCAGACATACTTTATTGGGTCGCTCTGGTTTCCGTCTCTTTCTCAGGTGTGCCCTCAGGCTGGACGTGACAGGAGTAGACGTCAGAGAACCGAGGCGGTGGCCACCTTTGGAGCCCGAGATAGCACTGGCAAGGGAGGGAGGACCCAGGGCCTCCGGATAGGGCTGCAA contains:
- the NDUFAF3 gene encoding NADH dehydrogenase [ubiquinone] 1 alpha subcomplex assembly factor 3 isoform X1 is translated as MGKSRSPRPPNNRAHCSDGGGSGVGITPRGKRARGVGEEVNPPRGLPRTQGPLSGDAASTRSARRPVGPHCSARNPGNPLRPSSVVPSLPPARPCGRRSRDSRSASEVRDNRARLQPLSTSPSGPVWPGSRNDQLEVPHQRVPFRLLRLQRWSHFKAKPPATPPRAPERPIQAQPRPVRLAAATPTVARVTVREGRDSGGERRKPELPAPPSEPEALKPGLEAGGLWAGATPRPGVRDSNRCSAALPRPWEPSVMAESWGPGSALRPAAPPGVRLSQGGLRAPGAGRMAGADTGAALGDAAPWDGGPWPAPSLLPRWAGRAARCPPRRWGR